The genomic DNA ataataataacaataataataatacttagtaataataaaatactgGACAAACCTGAACGATGCCATTGACGTGAAAGCACATGACAAGCTCTGGGACATTACACATCAGATTGTCGAGCCAGTAGTCAATACCTGTCAGAATGTTGATTGGTTTATTGTTGTCCCTGATAAACACAGTAAAACAGTTAAAGGTTAGATGTTAGATTAATGCCTGGTGCACACCAGAGGATTTTTCAAATCttcactgatttaaaaaaaaaaaaaaaaaagtggaaccTAACGACAGATTTAAAtgatttttaataatttaatcatAAGAATGCGGACACCAGATGATTCGATCAAGACGCAGCACCACACACTTGGCGTGCTCCTAAGCTGAAAGAATCTAATCTGACAGAAACTGACGGGATCGAACGTGActtcagaaaacaaacaaacataaaggCAGACTGTCCTCGTCAGATGGTTGCACTTGCGTGTAATTCTGATGAGGTTGTAGCATCCAAAATGACATTACTGGTTCACCTTCTGAGGTCAGATAAACTGATTTGTGTATAGGTTCATTTGCATTATCTTGCTGACACAGACATCTAACAGAAGGCCCCAACAGAAGGTAACAGAagtaaaatacaattaaaatgacATCATAAAATATTAGCATTTTCCCTCTGAATGAGTTTTAATTTCAGATCCGTAATGAGAGCATTAGGTTTAAAATTCCAACCTGAGTCTCAGACTGACGGCAGGATAACGACCACCTCCGAAAATAGGCATGTTGGACCCAACCAACATGTGGATATCCTCAAATGTCCACATAATGTTTCGCACAAAGTCGTTTCTTAAACCCTGTCAAACAAGCGACATCAAAGTGTATGCAGACATTAGACGTAAGCTACCAACTGTAGTAATATACAACAAAGGAAGGGTAAGAGGTTGTATTACCTGACTGTTCTCCCCTTCGTTGAAGAGCATAGGGAGGTTTTGCTCTTTGTGTACCGACGTCACCTGGCCCAGAGCAAACTTGCTGTCCATAGAAACACTTTCCTGCACATTTAAGAGTAGCTATACTGTCAGTGCAAGCAGTGCAAACCAAAACCCTCACAAACATAAGCTTAGCAGTCACCCAGGAGCCAATCTGATCGAAAAACCCTTATTTATACCCATATACATTTATTCTTGCTAAATAATGAAAGTTTTGAATGGCTATGGCACACAGCATTGACTCCTAATCAAGAAGAAATTCACATAATTTCAAAGTAACACTTCCCCATTGGAGACTCATAAAAAAACTGTCCAACAGCTAAGACGCTGTACCTGCTTAGGAGCATCTGATTCTTCTGTATCAGACGATGTGCTGGTGAAGGCGGTGGGCCATGAAGAACTGAACTCCTCTGCttcattctcctcctcctcctcctcctcctcctcctcctcctcctcctcccccctttcATTTGGGTTGTTTGGTACAGGCTCTGCAGCCCCATCACCATTTATACTGGAGGAAACACAGAAGTTGTTATTAAATAAAACTGGAAAAGATGCACCTTAAAATGAAGTGCAACCTAACTCCCATAATAAACCCCTTTTTTCCCATAATTCGAGTAACGCCAAGCACTCACCTGTAGTAGAGAAACTTGGACAAGATTGCTTTCTGATACCAGTGCTCTTTACTCTTCTTTTTCCTCTGCCACTTCTGATCTATTAGTCGCTGATAAAACTCTTTTAGCCAGGTCCAATCTCCTGTCTACAACGCACACATAGCAGGGAGGATACAATCACTTACACAAAAAACTTAAAAGatacagtcatagtatatatgttGTATCTATGTCATAATATCTATATCTAATCCTGACTTGAAAAAGTCTGGAGTAATTCCCTGCTGTACCTGAGAGGATCGCATGAAGAGCTCCTGAATGTCCAGCTCATCCAAAAGCAACGTTCTCCCAACGCGGTGAACGGCCATACTGACGTGGGACTTGCTGTAGGGAATTTTCAAAAGCTTCTTGATGTTCTAAATGTGACAGAAAACAAAAGTTAACATCAGCTGTATGTGCATGTTCCAGAAAGATATATTAGCTTTGCAACAGCTTCACGAACCTCAGAGTCTGATACCACGTCGACATCATCCCCGATGCAATCAATGAATTCATAAGCCATCCCAAAACTacaaaggaggaaaaaaaatgtgaatggtGATATGGAGTAGGGTCAGACTATCAATCAATTTTTCACATGAAATTGtacgaggtacaattccagtaaaATGTTACCCTAtaacttgtgcatgattcatcatatACTAATTAATGACTTAAGACATTTGCTGATGAATCATGATCTGTTATTTACCCACTGACTAACCCAGGCAAGAAGTTATCCAATGCTTCTTGTTAGTGGTGTCTAcactgtattatatatatatatatatatatatatatatatatatatatatatatatttctgtttcaaatATAGTTTTGTAACATCAATGACAAAAGGGCAGAATTCATTACAGAGGTCCATTATGCACTGTGCCTAAGATGGATAAACCAGTGAGTACTAATCAGTCTTTATGAGTGCATTCAGAGCAACAACAGAGGCATTCTGCCCAGCAGGTTTCCGCAGTTAAGCATAGAGTATGATGCTTTTTAGCCTCTAATACAAACTAAAGAGTTGCATCTTCTATCTCAGCAAAACATATTCACAAGATCTTAAACTGTCATCACACACTGTCCTTTATCCCacacaaacaataacagaaacgtgtgtttcaaatcattttaaacattacTCGATGCATGATCATTTACAGTCTCATCTTAAAATACTAACCTAACAAGAAGTCTTTATAATATTTAGTTTAACCTTCCTGATAAATGATAAATGGGGTTGACAAATACCTCTCAGTATAATGCAATACCATTCAACGGCACCACAATCTCTAAAATTGCAATTTGGTTGAATTAAAGCATATCTAAAACAATTTTAACACAGCCCTGCAATAAATTTGATGACTacatgttcagtttttgttgtatTAGACTCACTTATTAAGCAAAAACTACATTTTTCTACAGAGACCAGCACAGTTTCATAATAGAACAATAAACATCACGTGTAGTAAAAGTATTTCTCATGATGTTATACCTAGAAAAAGGCTTGCTCTTGCTGCTGGAGCCTAATACAGTGGtgccagcactgcccagctggGGGTTTTCTCTGAGCCAGTTGGCAGGAGGCAGCTTCAGGTCTGTCTGCTCCTGCAGCAGGGCATAGCTGGTAGGAGGCGGGGCGGCAGAGTACTTGACAACGGCACGGCTCTTTATTTCACTGTTGCCTGCGCATACTGCAGAGTCCTTCAGGATAACAAAgtaaaaacatcatattttaagtAAGTTACTATGAACAGGACTCACTGGTTGATGTTAGAGTTGGCTTCAGATTCTTGTACATAAACCTTTCTAATCTAGATACTTACATGTTTGCTGCTCTCTCCTGTGCAGGTAGGGCCATTGACTTCTTCCTTTGCATTATCCAGGGGGATCCCAGGCTCTCTGTCCCCAGCTGATGCGCTCATGCTGGACACACGACAGTTCAACCCAGCCAACACTggcaacttttttttatcaattagACAACCTATCCATGGCTTGGACAACACATCTATGCATTGGCTAGATAACGAGCGAGATAGCTACGTCAATTATTTCAATAAAGTTGTCTCTAGTTTGCTAGCTTGACAGGCTAGCTCCGCGAAAGAGTAACGCTGACTCAATAAGTTGTAACAAATAAGCGTAGTTACACAACAAGGTGGTTAAATTAAAGCCAGATGAAACTCACACGAGAGGCTGTTGTTGCtttgttaacattagtaatatTTAGCCCTTACTTAGCTAACTAGGTAAATAAGCCTGCAGCTTATTCTCTTTCCATCAGCAGCCAGTCAGTCTGTTGTTGTCAGAGCACACGTTCATGCAAGCAGTAACAACTTCCGGTTTTACGGTAAGACAAACTCCAAAAATCAATCTTTTTCTTATTTCGACGATCGGAATTACTccgaataataaaaaaaaagattaacaaTTTGTAACGTATAATATTATCTTATATCACGGAACATATTTCAGTTACCGTGActtattgaaaaaaattaatGAACCGGAAGTACTTCCAGAGCCTCTTTCTAGAAAAGTTGAGCACGTTCTACATTCTATTGTATTTTATCCAGAAATGTACTCACTTGAACTGTTTAGTTTAATATGTTGTGTTTATGTTAATAAGTTCTATATTACAGCCAAatggtataaaaaaacaaaaaacgattGTGCTATTTCTGCTCTGTTGTTCTGGGGCTTATTATTGAGTTTTATTATTTGGAAAAGTGTataaattaaatcaaattatTTAGTAGAGCCTACCTACAGATTTGattaattgaattaaattgaattgaattgaattgaattgaattcattgaatttaattgaatttaattgaatttgatTTAATGCCATCTGTCATATTATATGATATCACATAATATTACACAATGATATTacataataatttatttaatgtaATAGGCTATGTATTACATTATAacaatttatattatattacattacattcagtGGTGTGTCTTTTATTCAGGTAGAAGTATGTTAAAATACTCTTTAACAAGTAAacatttctgcttttcataGTTGTACTAACATTTTCTCATTCATAGTGAAATATTAGCAGCATAAAGTAaagaataaaaagtaaaaatactcacTATAGGTGGCAGAGTGTTCTTCGTTATAaagtgttgtttgtttgttttgtatacaTACAAATCATACAAAGTATTAAGATTTAATAAAATCTTAAGTTACTAATTGACTAAGTCAATAGTAgatttcaaataaatgtagtggaataaaagtagaaaatatttccctctgaaagtTAGAAAGTAGTAAAATTGAAGTTGAAAGTAGTATTTAATGGACATATGCTAAAAGTGCAGCTACCTTAACATCGTTCTTAATTACTGTATTTGAGTAATGTAGGCCCTACTTGAGTTAGGCTACTTTCCCTATAGTCtattatatcatattatattaGGCCCATATGATAAATGATATGGCAAGGGGCAGGATCATGTCAGAAGTTATATAGGCCAAATGCAGATCAGCTCAGCTGACTGACTGAACAGGGAGGAGCCGTGAAACTTTGCTTCAGGCAGTTCATTCCTGTGCTGACGGCTACGTTTTAACAACAATTTCGTCTTCGACCAAAATCAAGTGGGAGCGGAAGGACCTTTTGGGGGCTGTTTGAATAGTTTTTGTTACAATGGGAAGCTGGAAGAATCACGCGCGAGCTCGACTACAACTCAGAGACCAAACTGAGAAACTCCCATTCGTTGGCGTCTTCACAAGCTGTAAGattaatattttttacatttgtagTGGTGGTCGATGTTCTCACTGTCATCGGTTTTCTTTTAGTGTCTCAGCTGGAGGAACGTTTTGAAATTCGCAAACAAATTTTGGATGATGTTCAGTCTAAGAGGTCAGTAATGTGGAATTTCACTAGCCTTTCTGATgcccaatttttttattttttttttaaatctgtacactagctgctttttgttttcagtttaGAACGAGGTGGACTTGAAGTTGGGAAAAACACCAGACTTCTTCaactccaactgagagagagtgAACACCTGAAAGAAAAGGTGGGTTAAATAAGGAGAAACCCAATGATACACGCCATATTATCAGCCATCGACTACATGAAAGACATTTCAGCTATCAATCTACGCTATATAGGCAGGAGCAGTTTGCacaaatatttgttaaaggctaAACCACAGACATTCaactgcggtcaagccagccgacacATCGTTAACGACAGTCAAGACAGCCGACCCAGTTTTTTTGCTGTACGTGATTATAATAGCTTTACGGTAATAGCGTCTCAGaactgatttcaaaataaaagcattcgtCTGATACATAGCGAGAGACAGTCATTGAAAGCTAATACCGTCAAAGGAAATGTCTGACAAGGCCCTGTTTCCACACACTAATTTCACTTCAGGGTAATATTAGACGTACACCGCCTCATATTGCCACCCAGGAAGTTTCAAGTCATTCTGGTgtacagtttcaaaataaaagcccaccAAAGATTCAAATATGAGAATAATTATATATGATTAATATATaaattccacttcagggttatagtacacgccccattaagtatcaagacattctgatgtgtagtttcaaaataaaaggccGTCAAAGTCTCAAATATGACAACAAAACATGACAACAACTGAATATCAACAAATATGCGACTAATTATATAATGATTTGGgattcaatttaaaaggaaacgccctgttatcaaaggataattccacttcagggtcatagtacacgaccccatggtgtgacccattaagtatcaagacattctgatgtgtagtttcaaaataaaagccagtcaaagtcacaaatatgcgactgattatataattattttggattcaattttaaaggaaacgccctgttatcaaaagataattccacttcagggttatagtacacgaccccatggtgtgacccattaagtatcaagacattctgatgtgtagtttcaaaataaaagcccgtcaaagtcacaaatatgacaataattatataatgatttgggattcaatttaaaaggaaacgccctgttatcaaaggataattccacttcagggttataatactcgaccccatggtgtgacccattaagtatcaagacattctgatgtgtagtttcaaaataaaagcccgtcAAAGtctcaaatatgacaataattatataatgattttcgattcaatttaaaaggaaacgccctgttatcaaaggataattccacttcaggcttgtagtacacgaccccatggtgtgacccattaagtatcaagacattctgatgtaCAGTTCCATGCgtttccttttaaattgaatcCCAAATCATTATATAATTAGTCGCATATTTGAGGCTTTgacgggcttttattttgaaactacacatcagaatgtcttgatacttaatgggtcacaccatggggtcgagtattataaccctgaagtggaattatcctttgataacagggcgtttccttttaaattgaatcccaaatcattatataattattgtcatatttgaggctttgactggcttttattttgaaactacacatcagaatgtcttgatacttaatgggtcacaccatggggtcgtgtactacaagcctgaagtggaattatcctttgataacagggcgtttccttttaaattgaatcCCAAATCATTATATAATTAGTCGCATATTTGAGGCTTTgacgggcttttattttgaaactacacatcagaatgtcttgatacttaatgggtcacaccatggggtcgtgtactataaccctgaagtggaattatcttttgataacagggcgtttcctttaaaattgaatccaaaataattatataatcagtcgcatatttgtgactttgactggcttttattttgaaactacacatcagaatgtcttgatacttaatgggtcacaccatggggtcgtgtactataaccctgaagtggaattatcctttgataacagggcgtttcctttaaaattgaatccaaaataattatataattattgtcatatttgagaCTTTGACggccttttattttgaaactacacatcagaatgtcttgatacttaatggggcgtgtactataaccctgaagtggaatttATATATTAATCATATATAATTATTCTCATATTTGAATCTTTggtgggcttttattttgaaactgtacACCAGAATGACTTGAAACTTCCTGGGTGGCAATATGAGGCGGTGTACGTCTAATATTACCCTGAAGTGAAATTAGTGTGTGGAAACAGGGCCTTGTCAGACATTTCCTTTGACGGTATTAGCTTTCAATGACTGTCTCTCGCTATGTATCAGacgaatgcttttattttgaaatcagttCTGAGACGCTATTACCGTAAAGCTATTATAATCACGTACAGCAAAAACACTGGGTCGGCTGTCTTGACTGTCGTTCACGATgtgtcggctggcttgaccgcagtgACATTCAGCTGATGATcagaaaatacataaatacacatctTTAGGTGTAAAAGTATCATTACATAAGTTCATCCTTTGCGTTTTGTCTCCCCAGCTGTCTCAGACTGTCTCCGACCTGACCACCGTTCTGTATCTGAAAGAGGCTGAACTGCAGTACTGGCAGTCACGGTAATTTCAAGTTTTAACTACAGCCATCACAGTCTACTCCCTGCGTTCTCTTAAAACTGAGAAGCCTATAATCCGAAGAGACAAATGAACACTGTGCTAGGCCTATTGATTGTTGGGTCACATTAAGGCACTGTATGAAAGTTGTTGGAGATTTATTATTTAGCAGCTCTTTtctcaaaacattttttgtgctattttttttttcaattatagTGCCTTGAGAAATTATAGGGAGAGTACTGCAGTTTTCTATAAGATTCAGCCTCCCTTCCCAACCCAATAATTTTCGTTCAGGCCCTTACATTACATCCACCTACAGTATTAGACATTAGACAAGTTGAAGAAATGCTGAATTCCCAGTATATTTTGTGATctagcaaaaaaagaaaaccttcCCATAATCACTCTGTATGTTACAAAGTAAATAGAAATATGATTACTTTGGGCCTATTGAAGGAACGACAGGACTTTATAAAATGACACACCCATGGTGCAACTGTATATGACACCTTGATAAAGAAGCATGAATCCAGTTTATGCCACGTCGTTCTTCACTAGCAGATAAACTTGTGACCTACAATCCAACATCTAAATGTTTGAAGTAACAGTACCACAAGATGATCAGACAGCAAATCATTCTTTTATTACTTTGCTTTTCCAGTGGGTCTGACTACCATCAAGAGGCACTTACTCTGGCTAAAGGGAGTAACACCCTGAAGGCGACCCTTTCAGAATTTGAGTTCACCATAGAGTGTCAATCCAAAGAGTTGGCAGCCCTTCGTACAGAGCAGAAAGGACTAAATGAGGCGTTGGCACAGgcctggagagagaaagaagaactTGTGCAACGATGGATGGAGGAGAAGAGGGGGGATGCAGACAGGTTAAATAAGTACAACGACACACAGGAAAGGTAAGAGGGTGTGATCTCTGTGTGACTTAAAAAGCTCAAACATAAGATTTTTCTCCCTCTGACTGATAACATAACCACTGTTTTTGAGATTTTAAGTTGTTGCTGATTACTGCTTTTCACCAGGTGGCAACGTTTGGCCAAACAGCTAAAGAAGCACCTCCATAGGGAGATGAGAAAAGAGTATGTTCCCAGAGTGACGAGCTCTCGGAGTAATGAAACAGAAGCGCCTACATCAGTCATTCTGAGTAAGCATCAGCGTCCTCTTTAAAATATTAATGCATAATGTAGTGGGTGCAAACAAATGGCTGCCTCTTAATTTAAAACCATTAGTTCACCTcagtgctgcacacacacacaaaccctcgTAGGCACCAAGAGCCTTCATCAAGAGCCTCCTTATGACCTTTTTAATTAAGGAGGTCTAGTTGATGAGGTCTAGACAATGTTATGGTGATAAACAAAGCAATGATAAGGGGCCATTTAGCCTTcatcaaataactaattgaGCTTGTAGGGAATAATACCATTAAGTGCCTCATATCAACACAGTATACTCACATTCAAGTACCTTAAGTTTATCGTGACGTTTATATTGGTACTGGACCTGGACACAGACCATAAAACCGTGTCACTTCAAGAGGTGGCCATTTTTATGCATCTTGTGTGCTtcaacccatagactgtatatattatatagtctATGCTTCAACCTGATGTCAGGAACAGGCCTGTAGCTACCTTTGATGTCAGGACACATTGATGTTGTCATGTCTTTGGTACTTTCTCTGAAAATCTGACCGTTACCAACCTGGAGAGGAGGGTACTGTTAGTTCTACAATTAAAAACTTAGACATGGTTGTTTTACAGGTGGATTTACAGGCGGATTCCAGTATGTTTAGACTTGATATGCTTACATTTTTACTCCTTTTAGGCcaatacaaaatacataaataaagaacTAGGGTTGGTTATCGATGTGGGTGCCTACACAATTGCTTACTTAGAAGAATATGAACATGTTTGGACCCTGGATGGTAACCTAAAACAAATTAAGTAAttcaacttttttgtttttctcattttgtccTAAGGGATCAATAATACAACAGATATGCACCAGGGGCAATCAGACCA from Sander lucioperca isolate FBNREF2018 chromosome 15, SLUC_FBN_1.2, whole genome shotgun sequence includes the following:
- the si:ch1073-143l10.2 gene encoding autophagy-related protein 16-1 isoform X1 codes for the protein MGSWKNHARARLQLRDQTEKLPFVGVFTSLSQLEERFEIRKQILDDVQSKSLERGGLEVGKNTRLLQLQLRESEHLKEKLSQTVSDLTTVLYLKEAELQYWQSRGSDYHQEALTLAKGSNTLKATLSEFEFTIECQSKELAALRTEQKGLNEALAQAWREKEELVQRWMEEKRGDADRLNKYNDTQERWQRLAKQLKKHLHREMRKEYVPRVTSSRSNETEAPTSVILRINNTTDMHQGQSDHNHVSALTKV
- the si:ch1073-143l10.2 gene encoding autophagy-related protein 16-1 isoform X2, whose amino-acid sequence is MGSWKNHARARLQLRDQTEKLPFVGVFTSLSQLEERFEIRKQILDDVQSKSLERGGLEVGKNTRLLQLQLRESEHLKEKLSQTVSDLTTVLYLKEAELQYWQSRGSDYHQEALTLAKGSNTLKATLSEFEFTIECQSKELAALRTEQKGLNEALAQAWREKEELVQRWMEEKRGDADRLNKYNDTQERWQRLAKQLKKHLHREMRKEYVPRVTSSRSNETEAPTSVILNMHQGQSDHNHVSALTKV